One stretch of Plasmodium vivax chromosome 8, whole genome shotgun sequence DNA includes these proteins:
- a CDS encoding hypothetical protein, conserved (encoded by transcript PVX_095470A) has protein sequence MDHPHCVECTNFAKESKKGGRGPHVEKLPIDVNGEKFRQNFKGYLKNVNQAFIHSRHDVFSSFNWSNLERVLSDYGTSDVVKAFSARLACARSFRLELTESYKMHKEEQYMESTLERESHLRHRKLKQRHYEQMGKQMFARNQREYRDFERKEQQKARQEGKRKVQGVVKSIIHAAFKVAQMGTTYGDSFFYDALFSLEKSFFMRKIKNMSELAQNNARVNELAVAGTPMGVFEKGEKKQKKGERKEEQKEVKKEENEQKMAGKTTEGRPTEGLPRGPPNQLNLLRCQGTVDCLFRLDLRNVSGWHRVIPAWINV, from the exons ATGGATCATCCCCATTGCGTGGAGTGTACCAATTTTGcgaaggaaagcaaaaagggtGGAAGGGGTCCCCATGTGGAAAAGCTCCCCATCGATGTTAACGGTGAGAAGTTCCGCCAGAATTTTAAGGGCTACTTGAAGAATGTGAACCAGGCGTTTATTCACTCTCGCCACGATGTGTTCTCCTCTTTTAACTGGAGCAATTTGGAAAGG GTCCTTTCCGATTATGGGACCAGCGATGTTGTAAAAGCGTTCAGTGCTAGACTGGCTTGTGCGCGCAG TTTTAGGCTGGAGTTGACGGAGAGTTATAAGATGCACAAGGAGGAGCAGTACATG GAAAGCACTTTGGAGCGGGAGAGCCACCTTAGACACCGCAAATTAAAACAGAG GCACTACGAGCAGATGGGGAAGCAGATGTTCGCGCGGAACCAGAGGGAGTACAGGGACTTCGAAAGGAAGGAGCAG cAAAAGGCGCGCCAAgaggggaagcgaaaagtGCAGGGCGTGGTGAAGAGCATCATCCACGCCGCGTTCAAGGTGGCACAAATGGGGACCACCTACGgcgactcctttttttacgacGCCTTGTTCTCCTTGGAGAAGTCTTTTTTTAtgaggaagataaaaaatatgagtgAGCTTGCCCAAAACAACGCCCGCGTGAATGAGCTAGCTGTGGCGGGCACGCCGATGGGCGTGTTtgagaagggggagaaaaagcaaaaaaaaggggaacgaaaagaggaacaaaaagaggtgaaaaaagaggagaatgagcaaaaaatggcgGGGAAAACAACCGAAGGCAGACCCACCGAAGGGCTCCCTCGGGGCCCGCCGAACCAGCTGAATCTTCTCAGATGCCAAGGGACCGTGGATTGTCTTTTCCGCCTGGATCTGCGAAACGTTTCAGGTTGGCACAGGGTGATACCTGCATGGATAAACGTGTAG